A DNA window from Bacteroides cellulosilyticus contains the following coding sequences:
- a CDS encoding head fiber protein, whose amino-acid sequence MAAGTKYNLTPEYKPEEFYRVETGVRKSGPWKLDITNLVVGSVLPVFTPVQADLKKRTLVPVRNVKVVEAYTTGDSNLTIKVAKDSLAYQGMFIGSGKKGAEVASIDKSTKDYDVLTIKAAFGENIAKDTVLFEATAVGGTVKKNTANFVLYDAKKVESDGAVLCTLLMQAYEVKESKLVLPIHEMDKVGLTSRFQFEY is encoded by the coding sequence ATGGCAGCAGGTACTAAGTATAACTTGACCCCGGAATACAAACCGGAAGAGTTCTACCGTGTTGAGACGGGTGTCAGAAAGAGCGGACCGTGGAAGTTGGATATTACCAACCTTGTAGTAGGCTCTGTTCTTCCTGTATTCACACCTGTACAAGCGGACTTGAAGAAACGGACACTCGTTCCCGTCCGCAATGTGAAAGTGGTTGAAGCTTATACCACAGGAGACTCTAATCTCACCATCAAGGTGGCAAAAGATTCTTTGGCTTATCAGGGTATGTTCATCGGAAGCGGAAAGAAAGGCGCAGAGGTAGCATCTATCGACAAGTCAACCAAGGATTATGATGTATTAACCATCAAAGCGGCTTTCGGAGAAAATATCGCTAAGGATACGGTTCTTTTCGAAGCTACCGCAGTGGGTGGAACAGTGAAGAAGAACACTGCAAACTTCGTTCTTTATGATGCGAAGAAAGTTGAGAGCGATGGAGCGGTTCTCTGCACTCTCTTGATGCAAGCCTATGAGGTAAAGGAAAGCAAGTTGGTTCTTCCGATCCATGAGATGGATAAGGTGGGATTGACAAGCCGTTTCCAGTTTGAGTATTAA
- a CDS encoding ASCH domain-containing protein, whose amino-acid sequence MNILTLSIKQKYFDEILTGKKTHEYREIRPTNAKKYITYLCGGKEYPADAELPEEGEVELKPIQYDAIKLLTGAYTGKRPYIVVEVKSAEAVILTDKNGNDIIYEHQGEEYLAAQIDYTLGKILEKHID is encoded by the coding sequence ATGAACATTTTGACGCTTAGTATTAAGCAAAAGTATTTTGATGAAATATTGACCGGTAAGAAAACTCACGAATACCGTGAAATCAGGCCTACCAACGCAAAGAAGTATATCACCTACCTTTGTGGTGGTAAAGAATATCCGGCTGATGCAGAATTACCTGAAGAAGGTGAAGTTGAGTTGAAGCCAATTCAGTATGATGCCATCAAACTTCTTACAGGTGCTTATACAGGCAAACGCCCTTATATCGTTGTTGAGGTAAAGTCGGCAGAAGCGGTTATCCTTACCGATAAAAACGGTAACGATATTATTTACGAGCATCAAGGTGAAGAGTATTTAGCTGCTCAAATTGATTACACGTTGGGCAAGATATTAGAGAAACATATAGATTAA
- a CDS encoding PBSX family phage terminase large subunit, whose translation MIEPQAIYHPLYTDNEKFIILITGGRGSGKSFNASTFIERLTFEMTEAEKIVHQILYTRYTMVSAGMSIIPEMMEKIELDGTTKYFKTTKTDIVNKMTKSRIMFRGIKTSSGNQTAKLKSIQGITTFVCDEAEEWTNEEEFDKIMLSIRKKGIQNRIIIIMNPCDSNHFIYQKYIEKTHKLVEIDGVQVQISTHPNVLHIHTTYFDNLENLSPEFLKEVEDMKVNNPEKYAHVVIGRWADVAEGAVFKKWGIVKEFPRECKKVGIGQDFGFTNDPSAAVRCGIIDNRLYVDELFYETDMLSSAIANRLKPFSMKVFADSQDPRLIQEIKNRGVNIYPVDKFPGSIKAGIDKIKDMEFFVTERSYNIITELRKYVWDKDKDGNYINEPVDEYNHLMDAIRYYVLGCLLGRILKPKDLTGIFTH comes from the coding sequence ATGATAGAACCCCAGGCAATATACCACCCTCTATACACCGATAATGAGAAATTCATTATCCTTATCACCGGTGGTCGCGGCTCCGGTAAGTCTTTCAACGCTTCAACCTTCATCGAACGGCTGACCTTTGAAATGACGGAGGCCGAGAAGATTGTTCATCAGATTCTCTACACCCGCTACACGATGGTTTCTGCCGGTATGTCTATCATCCCCGAAATGATGGAGAAGATAGAGTTAGACGGAACAACCAAGTATTTCAAAACTACCAAGACGGATATAGTCAATAAAATGACTAAGAGCCGTATCATGTTCCGAGGCATCAAGACTTCTTCCGGGAATCAGACGGCAAAACTGAAATCTATTCAAGGCATCACTACTTTCGTCTGTGATGAAGCGGAAGAGTGGACGAATGAAGAAGAGTTCGATAAAATAATGCTCTCCATCCGTAAAAAAGGAATTCAGAACCGGATTATCATCATAATGAATCCGTGCGATTCCAATCACTTCATCTACCAGAAGTATATTGAGAAAACTCACAAGCTGGTGGAGATTGACGGTGTGCAGGTTCAAATCTCCACTCATCCGAATGTACTTCATATCCATACTACGTATTTTGATAACTTGGAGAATCTTTCACCTGAGTTCTTGAAAGAAGTGGAGGATATGAAGGTAAACAACCCCGAAAAATATGCTCATGTGGTTATCGGTCGGTGGGCTGACGTGGCGGAAGGTGCGGTATTCAAGAAGTGGGGTATTGTGAAGGAGTTCCCACGGGAATGCAAAAAGGTAGGAATAGGGCAGGACTTTGGATTTACTAATGATCCTTCCGCTGCTGTAAGATGTGGCATCATTGATAACCGTTTGTATGTTGATGAACTTTTCTATGAAACGGATATGCTTTCGTCGGCTATTGCCAACAGATTAAAACCTTTCTCTATGAAAGTTTTTGCCGATTCGCAAGACCCTCGATTGATTCAAGAGATAAAGAACAGAGGCGTGAATATTTATCCGGTAGATAAGTTTCCCGGCTCAATCAAAGCGGGTATTGATAAGATTAAAGACATGGAGTTCTTTGTAACAGAACGCTCTTACAATATTATTACTGAACTTCGGAAATATGTTTGGGACAAAGATAAGGATGGAAACTACATCAATGAGCCAGTAGATGAATATAATCATTTGATGGATGCCATTAGATATTATGTATTGGGTTGTTTGCTTGGACGCATTTTGAAGCCGAAAGATTTAACTGGAATATTCACACACTAA
- a CDS encoding phosphoadenosine phosphosulfate reductase family protein produces the protein MNKVEQANRYIDLIRVKSNEALLFLSLGKDSLVLLDLIYPKFDRIVCVFMYFVKDLEHINRWINWTKAKYPKIEFVQVPHWNLTYILRGGMYCVPNPKVKLLKLADVVKAMQLAHGVYYTFMGMKKADGMNRRLMLKVYEANSYENNGMVYPLADWTQKDILAYMRQHNLPEPVRYSLKASSGVGFNLDCMLWMEKNYPQDLQRIYKVFPMAERVLWEYHNQQK, from the coding sequence ATGAATAAGGTAGAGCAAGCGAACCGGTATATAGACCTCATTCGGGTAAAATCGAATGAGGCTTTACTGTTTTTATCCTTGGGTAAAGATTCGCTTGTTCTGCTTGATTTAATCTATCCGAAGTTTGACCGGATTGTTTGTGTGTTCATGTACTTCGTCAAGGATTTAGAGCATATTAACCGTTGGATAAACTGGACTAAAGCCAAATATCCGAAGATAGAGTTTGTACAAGTGCCTCATTGGAATCTTACCTACATTCTTAGAGGTGGCATGTACTGCGTACCTAATCCGAAAGTAAAGTTGCTGAAACTTGCTGATGTGGTAAAAGCTATGCAGCTTGCTCATGGTGTTTATTACACATTCATGGGTATGAAAAAGGCTGATGGAATGAATAGGCGTTTGATGCTGAAAGTCTATGAGGCAAATAGTTACGAGAATAACGGTATGGTTTATCCTTTGGCTGACTGGACACAGAAAGATATTCTTGCTTATATGAGGCAGCATAATTTACCCGAACCAGTTCGGTATTCATTGAAAGCCAGTTCGGGAGTAGGCTTCAATCTTGATTGTATGCTTTGGATGGAGAAGAATTACCCGCAGGATTTACAGAGAATTTATAAAGTTTTCCCAATGGCTGAAAGAGTGCTTTGGGAGTATCATAATCAACAAAAATAA
- a CDS encoding DUF3873 family protein, whose protein sequence is MNSINENGCSVCQPGKENYCTFTVKIKGKPKRMYQYDYRTESGDLFATVAPTLKACREERDIWLSSRQ, encoded by the coding sequence ATGAACTCAATAAACGAAAACGGTTGCAGCGTATGCCAACCAGGTAAAGAGAATTATTGCACCTTCACAGTGAAAATCAAAGGTAAGCCAAAGCGAATGTATCAGTATGATTATCGAACAGAATCAGGTGATCTGTTTGCAACTGTAGCCCCAACACTGAAAGCTTGCAGAGAAGAAAGAGATATTTGGCTTAGTTCACGACAATAA
- a CDS encoding tape measure protein, translated as MSKLYFKVSSDWEEVVKLRNEIVKLKQELKSMDSTQSPATFKTLNTQLAASTQQLDGLVAKAAQAGAVMEGDFKKKIFDASQSVNGFTEKIIAQKNAVGSLQTTIRKNKELYKNIVSRGGEDKALLNHIREQERALGKERDALFNLTQQQAEARLSVKKIRDEYALYKDDAKDVTEANNGVAVSWKKALAVIGGAGVLKALGSEMIRVRGEFQAADTAIQTLLGSKEKADALMAQVREYAKISPLEFSDVTSATQMMLGFNIEAERVPRYLQAIGDVSMGNTQKFNSLTLAFSQMSAAGKLMGQDLNQMINAGFNPFQIMSEKTGKSIATLKDEMSKGAISAEMVQQAFIDATSAGGRFYNMSENASKEINGQLSMMQDALDSVFNELGQKSEGVIMDGIQMTTSLIENYETVGKVLAGLVVTYGTYRTAVMLVTAAENGHSAATLIMRGRILLAQKAQALLNATMLKNPYVLLATVAIGAASAVWAFSKRTTEAQEVQERYNASKEDAIRKEESHRQEIQRLISVAGDEAEATANRNAAIESLKKAYPGIIEKYIDEEGHLTNLIQLQKDLNEEQSKRKKESNQEKLASINAKVRNQEEYVSGMSGSKEAINEANDVLKELQRQQKEAQAAVNTDYINARIEEAKKFSDDELKKAISQWKSSLSRVTEDMIGEFSRDEVSSFVKSLETLQSAREKQSKNKKYWETKKKEAETALNSIASSQKKLMDAGKFKGIDETVIKSYKDNVKKLKEAEKELKVYDSSSKQESAAEKLRKQTDKYNVLLEKQALEQKRNAEDLQMRVDEARIKAMDEGSAKTIAEMELNFEKEMQAIDRQKEDTLRKKIEDARATWETSPDKKKGETFNASGITLSISENDVFDNLYKSGIASFEKNLKEYQNKQDNAWNEYYIKYGEYQEKRKAIMDKYDKQIADAEEGSVEKSTFIAQRKEDLDSLDDELMKNSELWGRFFTDFSNRSSSSIRNIIEDIQELIDYMNGIEGTKIPDLFKDNEKTVKAINDAMANPSSLNKFTSSLSSQIAKFKKMLDKDNPFKMIQDGFKNNDYESTSKGFGSIASAVKELDGVLGDLGVKSESTAGKVTSVLSSTASYAATGASIGGPWGAVIGGAIGMASGLIGVLGADYSAYNKMKEEYGALIDVWDTLISKKQKYIDISYGDEARKAGQEVLDLLNKKAQSSVALGIERLNAGASAGSHSIGVRQRKGMSSQGWDELRKAAQSIGFNYNSVADGRMTGLFSLTAEQLERLQEEAPTFWAKLDDDVQGYLQNIIDCSDEIEDMKTKLQETMTGVSFDSFYDSFVSTLSDMGKSSKDMADDFGEYLKNAILENLVANKYRAKIEALYNDWAAKSDSDGDGVFDLTAKESAELKDAQKALAEQIIAERDAMADAFGWSSQESTSQSSTSRGFGTEMTHEDAGELSGRFTALQIAGEEIKTQNIAQTQSLNLLTVRADAILSMNTETRNIADDTRNLIAQSYLELVQISENTGNSAKYLKDIKADIAEVKKNTSKL; from the coding sequence ATGTCTAAATTATATTTCAAAGTAAGTAGCGACTGGGAAGAAGTTGTAAAACTTCGTAATGAGATTGTAAAGTTAAAGCAGGAATTGAAGAGCATGGACAGCACACAATCTCCTGCCACTTTCAAAACACTTAATACCCAACTTGCGGCATCTACTCAACAGCTTGACGGATTGGTGGCAAAGGCAGCCCAAGCTGGTGCTGTAATGGAGGGGGATTTTAAGAAGAAAATCTTCGACGCCTCACAATCCGTTAACGGGTTTACAGAAAAGATTATTGCCCAAAAGAATGCTGTTGGCTCTCTTCAAACAACTATCCGTAAAAATAAGGAACTATATAAGAATATTGTTTCAAGAGGTGGTGAAGATAAAGCGCTACTTAACCATATCAGAGAGCAAGAAAGAGCACTTGGCAAAGAACGGGATGCTTTGTTTAATCTTACTCAGCAGCAAGCAGAAGCACGTCTTTCAGTAAAAAAGATCCGTGATGAATATGCGCTTTACAAGGATGATGCAAAAGATGTCACTGAAGCAAACAATGGGGTTGCTGTCTCGTGGAAGAAAGCTTTGGCTGTTATTGGTGGAGCTGGCGTATTAAAAGCATTAGGCTCTGAAATGATTCGTGTGCGTGGTGAGTTTCAAGCGGCCGATACTGCCATTCAAACGTTGTTAGGTAGCAAGGAGAAAGCCGATGCGCTCATGGCGCAAGTACGTGAATATGCGAAGATTTCACCGCTGGAATTTTCCGATGTTACTTCCGCTACACAGATGATGTTAGGGTTTAATATCGAAGCCGAAAGAGTGCCACGTTATTTACAAGCTATTGGTGATGTTTCTATGGGGAATACACAGAAATTCAACTCTCTTACTTTGGCATTCTCTCAGATGTCAGCAGCAGGCAAGTTGATGGGGCAGGACTTGAACCAAATGATAAATGCCGGATTCAATCCATTTCAAATAATGTCTGAAAAGACAGGGAAGTCTATTGCCACACTCAAAGATGAGATGTCTAAGGGGGCTATTTCCGCAGAAATGGTACAACAGGCGTTTATTGACGCCACTTCCGCAGGCGGTCGGTTCTATAATATGTCCGAGAATGCTTCAAAGGAGATAAACGGTCAGCTATCTATGATGCAGGATGCTTTGGATTCTGTGTTTAACGAACTAGGGCAGAAGTCAGAAGGGGTAATTATGGATGGTATTCAAATGACTACCTCGCTGATTGAAAACTATGAGACAGTCGGAAAGGTATTGGCCGGATTGGTGGTTACTTACGGGACATATCGTACTGCTGTGATGTTAGTTACTGCTGCTGAAAATGGTCATTCTGCGGCAACATTAATTATGCGTGGAAGAATATTATTAGCGCAGAAAGCACAGGCATTACTGAATGCTACCATGTTGAAAAATCCGTATGTCTTGTTGGCTACGGTGGCAATTGGCGCAGCTTCTGCTGTGTGGGCATTTAGCAAACGAACAACTGAAGCACAAGAAGTACAAGAAAGGTATAATGCTTCAAAAGAAGATGCTATACGAAAAGAAGAATCTCACAGGCAAGAAATTCAACGTCTTATTTCTGTCGCAGGCGATGAAGCGGAAGCTACAGCAAACCGCAATGCTGCAATAGAATCACTAAAAAAGGCATATCCGGGAATCATCGAAAAATATATTGATGAGGAAGGGCATTTGACAAATTTGATTCAGTTGCAGAAAGACCTTAACGAGGAACAATCTAAGCGGAAAAAAGAAAGCAATCAGGAAAAACTTGCTTCCATAAATGCCAAAGTTAGGAATCAAGAAGAATATGTATCAGGGATGTCGGGTAGTAAAGAGGCTATCAATGAGGCTAATGATGTTCTTAAAGAACTTCAAAGACAACAAAAGGAGGCTCAAGCTGCCGTAAATACCGACTATATAAATGCTCGCATTGAAGAAGCTAAAAAATTTTCTGATGACGAACTTAAAAAAGCTATATCTCAATGGAAATCTTCTCTTTCAAGAGTAACAGAAGATATGATTGGGGAATTTTCACGTGATGAAGTATCTTCATTTGTGAAATCCCTTGAGACATTGCAGTCTGCAAGAGAAAAGCAATCTAAAAATAAGAAATATTGGGAAACAAAAAAGAAAGAAGCTGAAACCGCTTTAAACTCCATTGCGTCTTCTCAAAAGAAATTAATGGACGCTGGTAAGTTTAAAGGGATAGACGAAACCGTAATAAAGAGTTACAAGGATAATGTTAAGAAGCTAAAGGAGGCAGAAAAAGAACTAAAAGTCTACGATTCATCTTCCAAGCAAGAATCTGCAGCTGAGAAACTTCGTAAGCAGACCGATAAATATAATGTCCTCCTTGAGAAACAAGCGTTGGAACAAAAACGCAATGCCGAGGATTTGCAAATGAGAGTTGATGAAGCCCGAATCAAGGCAATGGATGAAGGTTCTGCCAAGACTATTGCCGAAATGGAGCTCAACTTTGAAAAAGAGATGCAGGCTATCGACCGGCAGAAAGAGGATACTCTGCGGAAAAAGATTGAGGATGCCCGTGCTACATGGGAGACTAGCCCAGATAAAAAAAAGGGAGAGACTTTTAATGCAAGTGGGATTACATTATCTATTTCGGAAAACGATGTCTTCGATAATTTATATAAAAGTGGAATAGCTTCTTTCGAGAAGAATTTGAAAGAGTATCAAAATAAACAGGATAATGCTTGGAATGAGTATTATATCAAGTATGGAGAGTATCAGGAGAAACGCAAAGCTATCATGGATAAATATGATAAGCAGATTGCGGATGCAGAAGAGGGGAGTGTTGAAAAATCCACTTTTATTGCCCAGAGAAAAGAAGATCTTGATAGCCTGGATGATGAATTGATGAAAAACTCAGAATTATGGGGAAGATTTTTCACGGATTTCTCTAATCGTTCTTCATCGTCAATAAGGAATATAATAGAGGATATTCAAGAGCTTATTGATTATATGAATGGGATAGAGGGAACTAAAATTCCCGATTTGTTTAAGGATAATGAAAAGACTGTGAAAGCTATAAATGATGCTATGGCTAATCCTTCTTCCTTAAATAAATTTACATCAAGTCTTTCTTCTCAAATAGCCAAATTCAAAAAGATGCTTGATAAGGATAATCCATTCAAGATGATTCAGGATGGCTTTAAGAATAATGATTATGAAAGCACATCTAAAGGATTTGGTAGTATAGCATCTGCTGTAAAAGAGCTGGATGGTGTTCTTGGAGATTTGGGGGTTAAATCAGAAAGTACAGCTGGAAAGGTTACCTCTGTTTTAAGTAGTACAGCTTCTTATGCGGCAACTGGCGCATCTATTGGTGGACCTTGGGGAGCTGTTATTGGTGGAGCAATAGGCATGGCATCAGGATTAATCGGTGTCCTTGGTGCTGATTATTCTGCCTATAATAAAATGAAAGAAGAATATGGGGCACTTATTGATGTTTGGGACACGCTTATTAGTAAAAAGCAGAAATATATAGATATATCTTATGGCGATGAAGCGCGTAAGGCTGGGCAAGAAGTTCTGGACTTATTGAATAAGAAGGCTCAAAGCAGCGTTGCACTTGGGATAGAGAGACTTAATGCAGGGGCGAGTGCAGGTTCTCATTCCATTGGCGTTCGTCAGAGAAAAGGGATGTCAAGCCAGGGCTGGGATGAACTTCGTAAAGCGGCACAGTCTATTGGATTCAATTATAACTCGGTTGCTGACGGTCGTATGACTGGACTATTTTCTCTTACAGCGGAACAATTGGAACGTCTACAGGAAGAAGCACCTACGTTCTGGGCGAAGTTGGACGATGACGTACAAGGATATTTGCAAAACATTATTGACTGTTCTGATGAGATAGAGGATATGAAGACAAAACTTCAGGAAACAATGACCGGAGTTTCTTTCGATTCTTTCTATGACAGTTTTGTTTCAACCCTTTCCGATATGGGTAAGAGTAGTAAAGATATGGCCGATGATTTTGGAGAATACCTAAAGAACGCTATTTTAGAAAATCTTGTGGCAAATAAGTACCGTGCCAAAATCGAAGCTTTATATAATGATTGGGCTGCAAAATCAGATAGTGATGGAGACGGTGTTTTTGATTTAACTGCTAAAGAATCGGCAGAATTGAAAGATGCCCAAAAGGCGTTAGCTGAGCAAATTATAGCTGAACGTGATGCAATGGCTGATGCTTTTGGATGGAGTTCCCAAGAGTCTACTTCTCAATCTTCGACTTCCAGAGGATTTGGTACCGAAATGACACACGAGGACGCTGGAGAGCTAAGTGGTCGGTTTACAGCTTTACAGATTGCAGGTGAAGAGATAAAAACTCAGAATATCGCTCAAACTCAATCTCTTAATCTGTTAACTGTAAGAGCAGATGCTATCCTTTCCATGAATACAGAAACGAGGAACATCGCTGATGATA
- a CDS encoding type II toxin-antitoxin system HicA family toxin, which translates to MSYKSVKDVVTMLQENGFVLKSQKGSHMKFEKDGKVVIVPNHNSKGVEKGTYYSILRQAGLK; encoded by the coding sequence ATGAGTTACAAATCAGTAAAAGACGTTGTAACTATGTTGCAAGAAAACGGTTTTGTTCTAAAGAGTCAGAAAGGTAGCCACATGAAATTTGAAAAAGATGGTAAAGTGGTTATTGTACCGAATCATAATAGCAAAGGCGTTGAGAAAGGCACTTATTACAGCATTTTGAGACAAGCGGGGCTAAAGTAG
- a CDS encoding phage portal protein, producing MPLTLEEILALPDIGQKISYLKKGRKTELPNRCELWDDWNPERHEIMVDKEKYPDRKVLEKEAEKVFDEETGKTYEIEAKYKDEPVNRISIPLEQDIVNIQTAFTVGTEPSMDCTPTDDDEKKLLDAVKAVFKSNKIKYQNKKIVRSWLSEQEVAEYWYVTDDDSFWAKFWKKVKTTFGGKVKPTKKLKSVLWSPFRGDKLYPFFNDEGKMIAFSREYKKKLMDDSEVICFMTITDKMVYQWDLSKGYEERIAFAHGFPKLPILYAYRPEPYCKKIKTFRVRLEKLLSNYADCIDYHFFPLLKLVGDVEGFVGKNKDKIVKLTGQGADAQYLTWNQVPETIRFEAETLTNNAYDMSNTPRISFETLKGVGKASGTAFRFMFMGAHMSVSNHAEVIGEFLQRRVNFLVSALGSINPSEFSKASQTIDIETDLVPYMIDDLNDKVTTAVSAVSGGIWSTREGIMFAGNADRVEEELAEIKEEQAAKNEQIGNKGQKKRFLVRKITRFIILV from the coding sequence ATGCCATTAACGCTTGAAGAAATATTAGCATTGCCTGACATCGGGCAGAAAATAAGCTACTTGAAGAAAGGTAGAAAAACCGAGCTTCCCAACCGTTGCGAATTGTGGGATGATTGGAATCCGGAGCGCCATGAAATCATGGTGGATAAAGAGAAGTATCCAGACAGAAAGGTGCTTGAAAAAGAAGCGGAGAAAGTTTTCGATGAAGAGACCGGTAAAACATACGAAATTGAAGCGAAGTACAAGGACGAACCGGTAAACCGTATTTCTATTCCATTGGAACAGGATATAGTGAACATTCAAACAGCTTTCACTGTCGGGACCGAGCCATCTATGGATTGCACTCCGACCGATGATGACGAGAAAAAGCTGCTGGATGCTGTCAAGGCTGTATTTAAGTCCAATAAAATCAAGTATCAGAACAAGAAGATTGTCCGTTCTTGGCTTTCTGAGCAGGAAGTAGCCGAATATTGGTATGTGACCGATGATGATTCGTTTTGGGCTAAGTTTTGGAAGAAAGTTAAGACTACATTCGGAGGCAAGGTAAAACCTACCAAGAAGCTGAAAAGCGTATTATGGTCTCCGTTCCGTGGGGATAAGCTTTATCCGTTCTTCAACGATGAAGGTAAAATGATTGCTTTCTCACGTGAGTACAAAAAGAAGCTCATGGATGATTCGGAAGTCATCTGCTTTATGACTATTACGGACAAGATGGTTTATCAGTGGGATTTATCTAAGGGGTACGAAGAAAGAATAGCTTTCGCTCATGGATTCCCCAAACTGCCGATTCTCTATGCCTATCGTCCCGAACCTTATTGCAAGAAGATAAAGACCTTCCGTGTCCGATTAGAGAAACTGTTATCCAATTATGCCGATTGCATAGATTATCATTTTTTCCCATTGCTAAAATTAGTCGGTGATGTGGAAGGCTTTGTCGGGAAGAATAAAGACAAAATCGTGAAGCTTACCGGGCAAGGTGCAGATGCTCAATATTTGACGTGGAACCAAGTCCCAGAAACAATACGTTTTGAAGCCGAAACACTTACGAACAACGCTTATGATATGTCCAATACTCCAAGAATATCCTTTGAGACATTGAAGGGTGTAGGCAAAGCATCAGGAACCGCTTTCCGTTTCATGTTCATGGGTGCCCATATGAGCGTAAGTAATCATGCGGAAGTGATAGGTGAGTTTTTACAGCGAAGGGTTAATTTCCTTGTTTCTGCTTTAGGTTCTATCAATCCTTCCGAGTTTAGTAAGGCATCACAGACCATTGACATAGAAACAGACCTTGTTCCATATATGATTGATGATTTGAACGACAAGGTGACTACTGCCGTCTCCGCTGTCAGTGGTGGCATTTGGTCAACACGTGAGGGGATTATGTTTGCCGGGAATGCTGATAGGGTAGAAGAGGAACTTGCAGAAATCAAAGAGGAGCAAGCAGCAAAGAATGAGCAAATCGGAAATAAGGGACAAAAAAAACGCTTCTTAGTCAGAAAAATTACGAGGTTTATAATTTTAGTATAA
- a CDS encoding type II toxin-antitoxin system HicB family antitoxin — MKTVEVIVEHAGKNLSAYIEGAPVITVGNDMKELEDNMKEAIELYLEDNDSPCEVLSGEFELKFKIDAATFINYYSNIFTKAALSRITGINERQLWHYAAGVHKPRRQQLEKIQRGIQSLTKELSAINLL; from the coding sequence ATGAAAACAGTAGAAGTGATTGTAGAACATGCAGGAAAGAATTTGAGTGCTTATATCGAAGGTGCTCCGGTCATAACTGTAGGTAATGACATGAAGGAGTTGGAGGATAATATGAAGGAGGCGATCGAGTTATATTTGGAAGATAACGATAGTCCCTGCGAAGTGTTATCTGGGGAGTTTGAGTTGAAGTTTAAGATTGATGCTGCTACATTTATCAACTATTACAGTAATATCTTTACTAAGGCTGCATTGAGCCGTATTACAGGAATCAATGAACGCCAGTTGTGGCATTATGCTGCCGGAGTTCACAAACCTCGCAGGCAGCAGTTAGAGAAAATTCAGAGGGGTATTCAATCATTGACAAAGGAACTGTCTGCCATAAATCTATTGTGA
- a CDS encoding helix-turn-helix domain-containing protein yields the protein MLRVQEICKQQGITMQDLAKRMGVTYQALYAAVSGNPTIGKLGEIAKALDVGIIDLLNEDKEENAIICPHCGKKIKIEKGE from the coding sequence ATGCTAAGAGTACAAGAAATCTGCAAACAGCAGGGCATTACCATGCAAGACCTTGCTAAAAGAATGGGAGTGACATATCAGGCCTTGTATGCCGCAGTGTCCGGCAACCCTACCATTGGGAAGTTAGGTGAAATAGCAAAGGCATTAGATGTAGGAATAATTGACTTACTGAATGAGGATAAAGAAGAAAACGCTATTATTTGCCCCCATTGTGGAAAAAAGATAAAAATAGAGAAAGGAGAATGA
- a CDS encoding DUF6706 family protein has translation MTVNEYISQKLQTFGIQLSEADLLDMCLTSKISGEDEMNEGYYSRVSVAIAKFIPSLLLRATSISESGFSMSWNLEGVKDYYSFLCKQYGLKDELSNKPKCTFL, from the coding sequence ATGACAGTAAATGAATACATATCACAGAAGCTTCAGACCTTCGGCATTCAATTGTCGGAGGCTGACCTTTTGGATATGTGTCTTACCTCGAAGATAAGCGGAGAGGATGAGATGAACGAGGGTTACTACAGTCGTGTTTCTGTGGCAATTGCGAAGTTCATCCCCTCTCTATTGCTTCGTGCCACTTCAATCAGTGAAAGCGGTTTTTCGATGTCTTGGAATCTTGAAGGCGTTAAGGACTACTATTCATTTTTATGTAAACAGTACGGTTTGAAAGACGAACTGAGTAACAAACCTAAATGTACCTTCTTATGA